CCACCGCTCCGTTGCCGATCTTCAGGTCTTTGATCTCCGCGTCCAGTTTGTCCGCATCGATCACACAGATCCAGTTCTCACCGTACGAGGTCGTTTCCAGCGCCTCGAGGTGTTTGCCCAGGCCGGTATTGTTCTCCAGGACCTTGCCGCTCACGGGCGAGAGGAACGACACGCGGCGCGTGCCCTGCGTCACGGTGAACAGGGGCTGGCCGACCGCGACGGTCATGCCGAGGTTCGGGAATTCGATGCCATCGACCGTGCCGAGGAGTTTCCGCGCGAAATCGTCGAGCCCGATCCGCACCGTGCCGTCCTCGAACATGGCTGCCCAGGTATGCCCGTTGGCGATGAACACGCCGCCCGGGATCGCGAATTCATCAGCACCGGTGTGCCCGACCGACGACATGTGCGTAATGTGCACCTTCGGCTTGAGTTGTTTCTGGATCCGGTCCTGACGTTTGATGAGCGCCTTCTTCACGAAGGCGAGGAGTTCATCTTCCGTGAAGGGCTTCTGCACGTAGTCCAGAGCGCCGACCTTCATGCACTCCACGGCGGTCTCGACCGTTGCGTAGCCGGTGATGATCACGACATCGATATCGGGGCGGAGGTGTTTCACGGATTTCGTGACGTCGACACCGCT
Above is a window of Ignavibacteriota bacterium DNA encoding:
- a CDS encoding response regulator yields the protein MFPFVIAVILFVIADVLIRLFSRRLQEKKLQKERESALAESLNLDFTREAASLRRAEVDHAKARILCVDDEQVILDSFRKILVLDGYSVDTVQTGQEALGLLQTHHYDFVFTDLKMPTMSGVDVTKSVKHLRPDIDVVIITGYATVETAVECMKVGALDYVQKPFTEDELLAFVKKALIKRQDRIQKQLKPKVHITHMSSVGHTGADEFAIPGGVFIANGHTWAAMFEDGTVRIGLDDFARKLLGTVDGIEFPNLGMTVAVGQPLFTVTQGTRRVSFLSPVSGKVLENNTGLGKHLEALETTSYGENWICVIDADKLDAEIKDLKIGNGAVAFYQEELDRFKEMTKSMSRRTPDGSTAPAGEEMYTGEMQDLDDRDHEALVGAFFRR